Proteins encoded together in one Miscanthus floridulus cultivar M001 chromosome 16, ASM1932011v1, whole genome shotgun sequence window:
- the LOC136513928 gene encoding small ribosomal subunit protein mS33-like: MSAAAGGLRRLLAAAATAGAAEVRASIFGHALNLTGKRAATKLLRKKMVGDQVAQWYPYDIKRDDPLVMAREEKERLAKLEMLKRRGKGPPKKGQGRRAVKRSK, from the exons atgagcgcggcggcgggcgggctGCGGCggctgctggcggcggcggcgacggcgggggCCGCGGAGGTGCGGGCGTCCATCTTTGGACACGCGCTGAACCTGACGGGGAAGCGCGCGGCGACGAAGCTTCTGCGGAAGAAGATGGTCGGCGACCAGGTGGCGCAGTGGTACCCCTACGACATCAAGCGCGACGACCCGCTCGTCATGGCGCGCGAGGAGAAGGA GCGTCTGGCTAAGCTGGAAATGCTGAAGCGTCGTGGCAAGGGCCCGCCAAAGAAGGGCCAGGGAAGGCGTGCTGTCAAGAGAAGCAAATAG